ACATCCCCTGTCACTACATAGGTTTGATGTGCAGCAAGCTCTATATCTGAAGTAATATCGCCAGATAGTTCATTTAAAACACTCAGGTTATCGTATTCCAGCGTTTGCGCTTCACTGCCGGTAACTGCCACTGCAATTCCGGCCTTGACAATATCGTCAAAGCTGATCGAAACACTATCTACCTGAGTCCAACTTGCACCATCCGTAGAGATATAAGCTGTAATCGTGTCGCCATCACGCACTAATCTTAACCACTGGGGCAAGGCGCCAGTCTGTCCGGTGGTAATTAGCGTGTTGGCTGTATCATCCGTATCTCGGGTGAAAAGTCCAATACTGTTATCAGACGGGTCCATTACCAATGCAATGGCTTTATCAGTTGCTGCCGTGCCATTTCGTAGCGCAATACCAGCAATGCCAGATCCACTATTGGTATGGCTGGATAAACGTGCAATCAATTCTCCCTGCTGCAGCAATTCTTGATATACAAAGTGCAGAGAGTAGGCATCATCCCACTCACCTGTATCAGCCAAGGCTGGACAAGTAGCAGTAGAAGAGAAAGTCAGCGTTAGGTCATCTAGGTAATTATTGTCGCTAACGCCAAGTGAGGTAGAACGTATGCCGTAGCGAGAAAGATCACCAATGCCCTCACCTACAGTATAGGTAAGACCAATATCACTTCCTCCTATAGTAACCGTCAACGTATCGCCAGAACGATTTAAAGTAACCGTTTGCCCAGTTGTTGGATGATTATCAGTTGCAGCCACCTGAGCTAAATTGGATTGACTCTCGGCACCTGTAAATTGAACCAGAGCCCATACGCCGGTTGAACCATCTCCTTGATACTGGACTCCATAACCAACATATTCAGAATCAGTCAGATAGATAGTGAGTGAATCAGTACCGGCTCCAGCGTCCGTTGATGAATTAATGAGGGCACTGAGAGTAATTTCATCTGAATCGCTGAGCACCGTTGGGGCCAGCAGGACTTGATCAGTTTGGGCAGTTACAGTGGCGCGCTCATTGCGTAACGATAGAGCTTCACTACCAAAGCTATGAAATCCAAGCGAGGAGAGATCTTCACTAGAACTGGAGGAAAAATCTTCGGAAACCTGGTTTTCAGCTACACAAATTTCTGAAATTCCTAAGCTTAATGCCGCATCATCACCACTTAGAATCACATCACCGGTGCTGGCACCAACGATAGAAAGCTGCCAGGGAGAAACATCCTCATCCACTGCCACTTCGGCGTACGTAAATACCGAAACACATACCAATGAGACAAACAAGTATTGCAACAGCTGCCTGGCATTAATTTGAAACGCCAAAAGCCGTGAATGATTATAAGCTGAGCTGCGCATGAACATGCCTTCCCAATTTGCACCTTGAACTAATCGACGCACAACGGGCAGCGAGAAAGCCAAGCAACTCGGCCATCCACACAGTCAACTGAAAGAAAGCTCTGCAGAAATTAAAAGAACGAAATAGGTACTGATACCACTTGCTCAAAACTGCACTTCCAACAGCAATCCATGCACCCTTCATGCATTCACACTCAATCAAGTTTCTTGAGTGTTTCCTTCCTTAAAACTACAACCAACGTATTTTCAAAATACTGGTTGACGCAATTATCGTTAGCATACCAAAAAAAATGTCGAAGAATGTGCAAATAATGACATAACCTTGATTTAAATCATCAACCTGTCAATAGTGACAAAAATTAAAAATATTCAAACCACCACTTCAAATTAGAAGCACTTCACATTTTTCACTTGACACAACTACAGGCACAACCCACCCAGCGAAATAAATCTTTTGGTTGCATAAAATTATATAAAACAAAAAAAACAATTACTTGGCACCACCCAGAATATCGAAGCCGGTTAAACTTCTATTCACCCCTAGCTTCAGCCTTGATATAGCTTCTAATATCTTAAAAGTAATTTGTTGATCTCCTACCAGAATTCTCATTCACGCCAAGACAACCACTACAAACGAGCCTCTATAAATATTGATGCTACTGGTTTTCTGCCAGGAAAGATCTAAGCCAATCCTTGGGAGAAGAGGTCAATAATATCTATCTTTAGAATACTCTTTATCTCAACTATCAGCTTTACCGCCTAACTTGACCCCAGCCCTGACGGTAGCCTGCCAAACAAATTAGCTCTTCTGATTTTTCTGCCTAAATTGACTGGGACTCATCCCCACATGTAATTTAAATACACGTCGGAATACTGCATCATCGGAATAGCCTAATTCTTGCGCGACACTGGCAACCTTATTGGCTGGGTTTAGCAAAAGGCTACGTGCGTATTCCATACGGACGCTATCGATAAATTGTTTGGGTGCTTGCGCTGTTAACTGTTTTAGCCGCCGGTGTAATGTTCGCTCAGATATCGACAGTTCTTTTGCCAGCAACTGACTGCTTAACTGTTGGCCAAAATATTGGCGAACTACATTCTCTGCATCCACCAGAAACTGCTCTTTTGATACCTTGTAGCCTTTTGGTACATGCAAAGTTTGCGAACGCGGGTGGGAATCCACAACAGCGAGATCAGCCACTTTGGTTGCAACTTCTTCACCAGCTAGCATCTTGATCACTTGTAGAGTTACATCTACCCAAGATAAAGGGCCACCCGCTGTCACTATATTTTCGTCTACTAACAGTCCACTGGCCCATAGCGGGCAGGCATTGATAAAGCGGGATTTCAACTCATTGTGTAACCACCAGGTGGTTGTGCACTGTCGTCCATTTAGCAGACCCGCTTCACCCAGCGCCAAAACGCCACTACAAGAACCCGTGATAATTGCCCCGCGCCTATATTGGGTTCGCAACCATTCGCAAGTCGGTTGATCCAGCAGCTTTTCAGGGGGCACACCAAACTGGTTGGGCATAAATCCGGGGACTATCACGGCTTCGCAACTGGATATTTGTGATACCCCATGGCTTACAGCAAAGTACCTGCCCTGCCCGTCTATAATGTCGGCGCCATCAGAACTGGCGACCAGGATTTCGGGGGACCAGGACTGTTGATAGGCAGGGTCCAGGGAGTGTTGGCTTTCAGATAAGCGGAGGCCACCCAGGGCAAACATATCCTGAACGCCAGCCAGAGCCGACGGCAAAACTCCCGGCATAGATAAGATGACTATCTGGGCCATAAATCCTCAAAGTGGCGAATTTTGTCTGATCATTGCCTTTTTGGACACTGATAGTCAAGCCTGAGCTTCCCCTAGGATACTCATCACCAAACAACGTGAGAGAAAACAATGACTGAAGCTAAGCTGGCCATCGTGGCACTGATCGACGCCAAAGCGGATAAGGCTGATGAGGTAAAGGCGCTGCTCACCTCAGCCCAACCGCTCGCTGTGGAAGAGCAAGGAACCCTGAGCTGGTATGCCGTACAAATCAACGCTACGCGATTTGCTATTTTCGACACGTTTAGCGATGAAGACGGCTTGACTGCACATCTTAACGGCAAGATCGCTGCAGCATTGCTAGGCAAAGCGGATGAACTGATCGCATCAGAACCACAAATTATGACTGCGGATATCCTCGCATCTAAAGTCTAAGGAAGCCTTGAAAAACCGGGAGCTGGCTTTGGATACCCCTATCGTCTTTATCCACGGAACCAATGCCGGCCCCTGGACAATGGAGAACTTCCACCAGCATTTTGAAGAGGAAGGATTCTATTGTCACAGCCCAAGCTACCGCTACCATCAAGATCTAAAGTCAGAACAAAATCAGCAACACCTTAAAGGACTGAGTATCGCCGACTACGTTGATGACATCAGAAATTTTGTACACTCTTTGGATCAAAATCCTGTTCTAGTCGGCCACTCCCTGGGCGGTGTTATTGCACAAAAATTGGCAACTATGGATTTGGCACGGGCAATCGTATTGCTTAACGGAAGCGTGAACTGGGGAATACTGCCCACCACAGAAGAAGAACGTGCGCTGGGCAAGTTGTTTATGGCTGCGGGTGAATTTTGGAATGATGTCCTGTTACCGGATTTCGCGACAATGGCGAAATTCGGGTTGAATAAACTTAATCCAGACGACCAGCACAAGGTCTTCGATCGATTAGGTCCTGAATCTGGGCAAGTCTTATTTGAATTGTTCTTCTGGATTTTCGACGGCAATAAAACAACCAGGATTGACTATCAAAAAATCAATTGCCCCACTTTAATGGTTTCGGGAACCGATGACCTGGCAATTCCCCCTTCCACAGCACAGTTAATCGCGGAGCGACAAGGAAAAAATACCACCTTCTACCGGGCAGAAGGTTATGGTCACTATTTAATGCTGGAGCCAAAATGGAAGCGGATTGCGGAATTCTGCAGCAAGTGGGTAAGCCAACAAATTGAAGAAACCACCTCCGCTAGTAATATACCACTGTGAACCCTTTGCTACACCAAGCCCTAAATCTTCCTCTTCCCTATTCTCAAGTGAGATACTCGGCTAGATAATCGATCAGCAGCCTGACTTTCGGCGCGATATATCGATTGCCGGGGTAAACTGCGTACACCCCTTCATCCCTATCTTCGAGATCACTTAAGAGGGTGATTAACTTTCCTTCAGCGATATATTGCTCGACATAGTAATCGGGCAACTGCACAACCCCCAGGCCTTTAAGCGCAGCATCTAAAAGCGCCCCACCGTTGTTGTAGCGAAGGCTACCTTTGACCCTAAGGTTTTTTTCTCCTTCCCTGGTATTGAATCGCCAGTAATCCAGTGTGCCCAGCAGGCAGTTGTGCCTGGTCAATTCCGACAAGGAGTGTGGAGTCCCGTGCTCTTCAAGATAATCCGGTGAGGCGCACAGATGAATTCGCCGGTCCGCCAACTTTCTTGCCATCAAAGTTGAGTCCTGCAACTTACCCAGGCGTATGGCGATATCGTAACCCTCATCTATGAGGTCAACCTGGCGATTGGTGAAATAGGCATTGACCTCAATCTTGGGGTTTTGAATCACAAAATTATTGATCAGTGGTGCAACCTTCTTTTCAGCATAAGTGACCGGTGCCGTCAGTTTGATTTTGCCCTGTGGGTGGCTCTGTAATTGAGTTACTGCTCGTTCCGCCGCCTCCAGCCCATCGAGCACCCCCCGGCAATGCTGGTAAAACAGCGTACCTTCTTGTGTCAGTGACACCTTGCGCGTGGTTCGATATAGCAGTTTGACATTCAAGCGGCTCTCCAAAGCACTGACCTGGCGGCTGACTTTGGCGGTGGAAATAGCCAGCCGCTGCGCTGCGAGGGTAAAGCTCTCGCTTTCAGCAACATAAACGAACTCTGTAATACCTTCCCAATCTTTCATTATTGCAAATATGTAAAAGTAAGTTTCAAAAACACCCAATTATAATCAATTTTGCAATCAATATAATGGCTCCCCAGTCGTCACAGCGGGGCCAACCAACTCCAGGCCCTGAATGACATGATTTAACAGCGAGTAATCTAATGTCTGAACAATTTATCAAGTCGAAGGCCGCCATCGCTTGGGGGCCTGGCCAACCGTTATCGGTCGAAGAAGTGGATGTCATGCTGCCAAAGGCTGGTGAAGTATTGATCAAGGTCATTGCATCGGGAGTGTGTCACACCGATGCTTTCACCTTGTCTGGCGACGACCCGGAAGGCAAATTCCCCTGTATTTTGGGCCATGAAGGTGGCGGTATTGTCGTGCAGGTCGGTGAAGGGGTTACCAGTGTCAAAGAGGGTGATCATGTTATCCCGCTGTACACCCCAGAATGTGGCGAGTGTAAATTCTGCAAGTCCGGCAAGACGAACCTCTGCCAAAAGATCCGTGAAACTCAGGGCCAAGGCCTGATGCCTGACGGCACCACACGCTTCTATAAAGATGGCAAGCCCATCTATCACTATATGGGCTGCTCGACATTTTCGGAGTACACCGTATTGCCAGAGATTTCACTGGCAAAAGTAAATCCGGCGGCTCCGTTAGAGGAAGTCTGCCTGCTGGGTTGTGGTGTCACTACTGGTATGGGCGCCGTGATGAACACAGCCAAGGTTCAAGAAGGCGATACCGTTGCGATCTTTGGCCTTGGGGGCATCGGTCTTTCGGCGATTATCGGCGCTACCATGGCAAAGGCCTCGCGAATCATTGCCATCGATATCAATGAAAGCAAGTTTGAATTAGCCCGCAAACTGGGGGCGACGGACTGTATCAACCCCAACAACTACGATAAGCCAATTCAAGAAGTCATTGTCGAACTCACCGAGGGCGGTGTGGATTATTCCTTCGAATGTATCGGCAACGTCAATGTGATGCGCTCCGCTCTGGAGTGCTGCCACAAGGGCTGGGGTGAATCAGTCATTATCGGTGTAGCTGGTGCCGGCCAGGAGATCTCCACCCGTCCCTTCCAGCTGGTAACAGGCCGAGTCTGGCGCGGGTCCGCATTCGGCGGCGTTAAAGGGCGCTCCGAGTTACCAGACTACGTAGAGCGCTACCTGAATGGCGAATTCCAGCTCAACGACTTTATCACCCACACCATGAGCCTGGATGACATCAATAAATCTTTCGATCTGTTACACAAAGGCGAAAGTATCCGCACCGTCATTCACTTCGATCAATAACCAGCAATGATCAATTGGGCCATCTCTTGGCGGTGGTCCAATTAGGGCTATCCATCATGTCTATTGAAAATATCAGTGCCAACCGGAGTTTTGGCGGCTGGCACAAGCAATACCTTCACGACTCACAGTCACTTAGCTGCAAAATGCGTTTTGCTATTTATTTGCCACCGCAAGCTTCACAAATGCACAAGGTTCCGGTGCTCTACTGGCTGTCAGGTCTGACCTGTACCGATGAGAATTTTATGCAAAAGGCAGGAGCCCAGCGGATTGCCTCCGAACTGGGGATAGCCATCGTTGCTCCCGACACCAGTCCCCGTGGAGAATCTGTTGCCGATGATGAAGCCTATGATCTGGGGCAAGGTGCTGGATTTTATATCAACGCCACCCAAGCGCCCTGGAGTCGCCACTACCACATGTATGATTATGTGGTGGAAGAACTGCCGGCACTTATCGAGACCACCTTCCCTGTGACAACACGGCGGGCCATTGCAGGACATTCAATGGGGGGCCATGGCGCACTGATGAGCGCCCTACGCAATCCGGCAAGTTATGTTTCCGCATCAGCCTTCAGCCCCATTAGCAACCCCACTCAGTGTCCATGGGGGCAAAAAGCCTTTGAAACCTATTTGGGCAAAGATCGGGATAGTTGGCGAGACTACGATAGCAGCGAACTGCTCAAAAATGCCGAGAAGTCTGTGCCAATGTTGGTGGATCAAGGGGAAGCCGATAGCTTTCTTTTTGAACAGCTGAAACCCGAGATGCTCGAAGAAGCCGCCAAAGCAAGCAACTACCCGCTCCAACTTCGCCGTCATTCCGGTTATGACCACAGCTATTACTTTATCACCAGCTTTATTGAGGAACATCTTCAGTTTCATGCTCAGCATCTCAGCCAGACATGCCCAAACTAATAAGTAAGGTCAATCGTTAGTCCAAGGCCACAGCTGCAAGGAGAGTTGTGGGCCTGGTGACCTATTAATTTTCTAACTATTTAACTCACGTACCACCATCAACCGCTCCTCGGTCATATCCGCAATAGCCCAGCGTACCCCTTCCCGACCAAGACCCGAATCCTTAACACCACCATAGGGCATATTATCTACCCG
This DNA window, taken from Microbulbifer sp. VAAF005, encodes the following:
- a CDS encoding alpha/beta hydrolase, with product MDTPIVFIHGTNAGPWTMENFHQHFEEEGFYCHSPSYRYHQDLKSEQNQQHLKGLSIADYVDDIRNFVHSLDQNPVLVGHSLGGVIAQKLATMDLARAIVLLNGSVNWGILPTTEEERALGKLFMAAGEFWNDVLLPDFATMAKFGLNKLNPDDQHKVFDRLGPESGQVLFELFFWIFDGNKTTRIDYQKINCPTLMVSGTDDLAIPPSTAQLIAERQGKNTTFYRAEGYGHYLMLEPKWKRIAEFCSKWVSQQIEETTSASNIPL
- a CDS encoding LysR substrate-binding domain-containing protein: MKDWEGITEFVYVAESESFTLAAQRLAISTAKVSRQVSALESRLNVKLLYRTTRKVSLTQEGTLFYQHCRGVLDGLEAAERAVTQLQSHPQGKIKLTAPVTYAEKKVAPLINNFVIQNPKIEVNAYFTNRQVDLIDEGYDIAIRLGKLQDSTLMARKLADRRIHLCASPDYLEEHGTPHSLSELTRHNCLLGTLDYWRFNTREGEKNLRVKGSLRYNNGGALLDAALKGLGVVQLPDYYVEQYIAEGKLITLLSDLEDRDEGVYAVYPGNRYIAPKVRLLIDYLAEYLT
- the fghA gene encoding S-formylglutathione hydrolase, with translation MSIENISANRSFGGWHKQYLHDSQSLSCKMRFAIYLPPQASQMHKVPVLYWLSGLTCTDENFMQKAGAQRIASELGIAIVAPDTSPRGESVADDEAYDLGQGAGFYINATQAPWSRHYHMYDYVVEELPALIETTFPVTTRRAIAGHSMGGHGALMSALRNPASYVSASAFSPISNPTQCPWGQKAFETYLGKDRDSWRDYDSSELLKNAEKSVPMLVDQGEADSFLFEQLKPEMLEEAAKASNYPLQLRRHSGYDHSYYFITSFIEEHLQFHAQHLSQTCPN
- a CDS encoding antibiotic biosynthesis monooxygenase codes for the protein MTEAKLAIVALIDAKADKADEVKALLTSAQPLAVEEQGTLSWYAVQINATRFAIFDTFSDEDGLTAHLNGKIAAALLGKADELIASEPQIMTADILASKV
- a CDS encoding helix-turn-helix domain-containing protein; translated protein: MAQIVILSMPGVLPSALAGVQDMFALGGLRLSESQHSLDPAYQQSWSPEILVASSDGADIIDGQGRYFAVSHGVSQISSCEAVIVPGFMPNQFGVPPEKLLDQPTCEWLRTQYRRGAIITGSCSGVLALGEAGLLNGRQCTTTWWLHNELKSRFINACPLWASGLLVDENIVTAGGPLSWVDVTLQVIKMLAGEEVATKVADLAVVDSHPRSQTLHVPKGYKVSKEQFLVDAENVVRQYFGQQLSSQLLAKELSISERTLHRRLKQLTAQAPKQFIDSVRMEYARSLLLNPANKVASVAQELGYSDDAVFRRVFKLHVGMSPSQFRQKNQKS
- a CDS encoding S-(hydroxymethyl)glutathione dehydrogenase/class III alcohol dehydrogenase; the protein is MSEQFIKSKAAIAWGPGQPLSVEEVDVMLPKAGEVLIKVIASGVCHTDAFTLSGDDPEGKFPCILGHEGGGIVVQVGEGVTSVKEGDHVIPLYTPECGECKFCKSGKTNLCQKIRETQGQGLMPDGTTRFYKDGKPIYHYMGCSTFSEYTVLPEISLAKVNPAAPLEEVCLLGCGVTTGMGAVMNTAKVQEGDTVAIFGLGGIGLSAIIGATMAKASRIIAIDINESKFELARKLGATDCINPNNYDKPIQEVIVELTEGGVDYSFECIGNVNVMRSALECCHKGWGESVIIGVAGAGQEISTRPFQLVTGRVWRGSAFGGVKGRSELPDYVERYLNGEFQLNDFITHTMSLDDINKSFDLLHKGESIRTVIHFDQ